ACGAAAAGAGCAACGAAATCTGTAGCCATTAGCGTAGTTTGCGGCAAATTttggtatgaaaaatatatttcatttgctattgccatgtatgtatgtacttgtatttgcATATCTGGTATCTCGGTACCTCACAATCGTTCTATACGCTTGTATTCAGCCGAACTGGTCATTAGTCATAAATGTTATTATAGTTTGTATGAAGTCAGGCTCCTataaagcaaacattttttacgtagccggcattttattttttacatacatacatatacatattatatatatattatacaaataaagaaatttgtatattaatttacacaatttttttttttgttaatgtcGAATTTTATATGCACGTTGGTATCCATTAGCAGTTTGCTCCAATTAGAATTTAAGAGCATCCAATTGGTTGCATCAAACCTAACCCTACTAGTTTTGACATTTGACttttgaagttaaaaaaaaacaaaacacgtcGACCATATTAGCGAACTATTTACTAAGTAACTATGTAGTGATTCATTTGCTATTtgttacattattattatataatataaaagccgcatttatttattcttatcAATTCAATTTATATTGCGAAATTATACTTATTCAGCGACTGACACATCACTATTAATTATGATTAAAATGATAACAAAAGCAATctgatatttgtttgtgcagCGTTGGTAATGTTATTTTGTGGCCAATTGCGATTTTTACAAACTATTTATTAGCAAATGATCTTGAAAACAGCTTAAATCGAGACCAGAAATAGACATTTGCTATTACTGcctaaaaaattacatttctacATAACACATTcctcataatttttattaattttttttcttatacatCAACAGGTACACTGCTAAACCTTTGGTTCAGACAATTTTCGATGGCGGTATGGCGACATGTTTCGCCTACGGCCAAACGGGTTCCGGCAAAACGCACACCATGGGCGGTGAGTTCAATGGTAAAGTGCAGGACTGCAAAAATGGTATTTACGCTATGGCCGCACGTGACGTTTTCACTTATTTGAAAAGTCCGCGTTATCGTACGCTCAATTTGGTTGTGTCCGCTAGTTTCTTTGAAATCTACAGTGGCAAGGTATAAAACTTTACCAGTTACACACTCATGCTAATATATTAACATAACATTTCTGTCTGTACACAGGTCTTTGATTTGCTCTCGGACAAGCAAAAGTTGCGCGTACTCGAAGATGGCAAACAACAAGTGCAGGTCGTGGGCTTGACTGAAAAGGTTGTCGATAGCGTCGAAGAAGTGCTCAAACTTATACAGCATGGCAATAACGCGCGTACCTCTGGTCAGACGTCGGCTAACTCGAATTCGTCGCGTTCGCATGCCGTTTTCCAGATTGTCTTGCGTCCGCCTGGTTCAACTAAAATACACGGCAAATTCTCATTTATCGATTTGGCTGGCAATGAACGTGGCGCCGATACATCATCTGCCAATCGACAGACACGCATGGAAGGCGCCGAAATTAATAAATCACTACTCGCGTTGAAAGAGTGCATACGTGCTTTGGGCAAACAGTCGGCTCACTTGCCATTCCGTGTTTCGAAATTAACACAAGTATTGCGCGATTCATTTATTGGCGAGAAGAGTAAGACGTGCATGATAGCGATGATATCGCCCGGTTTGAGTTCATGCGAACACACGCTAAATACATTACGTTATGCGGATCGTGTTAAGGAGCTTGTGGTCAAGGATATGCCAGATATGTTGCGCGAAGGTGATGGTGAGCATGCCATAATGGAGGAGGACGAAGATCAAATGGTCGTACACAATAATCGTTCGCATAATCATaacattaacaacaataacaataataacaaaaacaatggaCAGATGTCGGAAAACGATTTGGCGTTGTTGCGGTCACTAAGTGTAAGTAATTGCTGCCTACTATGCAATGGCATATCATATTAACAAAACTTCTTCACATACAGGAACACGACATGTCAGACGAGTTGCTCGTGCAACACGCAGCCATTTCAGATTTGCAACAAACCGAAGAAATGGTGGTGGATCAACATCGTTTAGTCAATGATTTTCTCTCACAGTTTTTGCCCGAATCCTTGCGACTCTATGATCTAACCAATTACGTGGATTATGATCAGGATGCCTATTGTAAACAGGGTGAGGCGCTTTTCACACAACTTGCCGAACTGGCAACCAGTTGTCGAGACTTGATGGCCGATTTTCGTGCTAAAATGGCCAAGGAAGAGATGTTATCGTGCACCGTTAAACCGACTGGCGGCAAGCGTTAAACGCACATTTGATTTGTGGCAAAAAATGCATTGTTTGGAAAattaacagcaacaataacagcagcaaaaaacatatatatatatataaatgtattaatataaaaaagaagatATTTGGCATCCAGCGAGCAAGCATAGCAGTGCTGTAAGGATAGCAACAAGGaattaagagaaaaataaacaattatgatgtttaacaacaacagcagcaacaagaaTTAATAGGCGCAACAACAGCAGAAGCAATTAAATGAATATACTTATAAAGAGATAAACtatgaaacaaacaaaatacTCCTTAAATCTAACGCACCCACATTACGAACACAAAAAGCGAAAaaggaaacaaaacaaaaaactatatttgtACACCCCATTCCAGTGGCAAGTAGCAAACGTGATAGGCATAAAAGCAAATTGTGGTGTTTTGcatataagaaaaacaaaaaaccaaaaacacacacacaaaacgcTCACAATTGCAATCGCagcaaaacatttattttcaaaaacatcAGCAGTTGCTTGCAACAAACATGCTCATCGTAAGTTTACTGATATTCACCACGCACAGCTGGCTGCCCAAAccagttatacatacataaatacatattaatttttgcaCATTCATCCTACGCTCATGCTCATACTCAAACCCTCATTTCTGAACACATTcgcaacacacaaacacatacacacttgccCATTTCGGCAAATCTACGCGGGAGCTGTTAGCGGCGCATATACGCGTAGACGTTGATTTAATGTTGATGATAATGATGTTGAAGTTGAATAtgcttattataattttaataataatttttcgtttttaaccTTTTCTCTAAGCTATTTATTTTCTGAATTTAAATTGATtatacatctacatacatacatacttgcatagCTTCAAACGtgcaaaatgcaaaatgcaaaaaaaaaaaaacaaaaaacaaataataaaaaaacatgaaTCTTAggaattttatatatgaatacaagtattataataTGCGTTTTTGTGCCGTCAACGTTGTTGTAGTATAAGTGTCGGTGGCATATAATAAGCGTTTGCATTTAAGCGCAAAAAAACAATGAACATTTCGTTTCAAAGTAGTTACTAAAAGGCATGTAATTTGCAGCAAACAGAATGTTACAAAAATAgcttatgcaaaacaaaaaaatctaaaaaacttTCCAactcaatatttaaaaatatagcaatttttcaaaatctaaaCTCTTAAAACTTTAAcacagttattaaaaatatagtgatattttcaaaatctttaattaaaaaaaataacttcatttaaaaatagctaaaaattattatttttaaataaaattgcaaaattatttttctttggtaaaattgcaaaattatttttctttaataaaactgcaaaatgtttatttttgttttacaaacaaAATCCAAACCGGTTTTTCAAAACTAGTAGCAAACACAATGTTTCGAAAGTAGCTTGTgtacataaaacaataaatctaaaaaaattaccaacaaatttattaaaaatgtacttgtagtatattttcaaaacttgaaaaaattttaaaattatccaACACAgcttgtaaaaatttattttgttttatttcaaaacataaaaattaatttttttttatttcaaaacataaaaatttatttttttttatttcaaaacataaaaattaatttttttttattccaaaacataaaaattaatttttttttattccaaaacataaaaattaattttttttatttcaaaacataaaaattttaaaaataaatttactgtaaaattacaaactaatttttttaaattaaattatgaaaatacttattattatataaagtaaaattacaattgttttttttttcaattatgaaaatatatttgttaataaaattgcaaataattgtttttcctattaaaattaatagagtatttttttattaagtaaaatcactaaagtatattaaataaaattactagagtatttttcttttttcttcaataaaattaataaaatatttttttaaattaaaattactaaagtatttttttttctttaatcaaattataagtaattttttttttttaataaaatactaaagtatttttttttaattactaaagtattgtttttttaataaaatatttttttttataaataaaattactgaagtattttttttattttaataaaaacacaatttgtttttaaataaaattactaaggtatttttgtttgtaaataaaattactaaagtatttttgttctttaataaaattatcaaagtattttttttttaaattaagtttttttttctttaaaaaaattatcaaagtattttttttttaagaaaatgaagtattttttttctttaataaaattatcaaagtattttttttttaaaaaattaagtattttttttttaaataaaattacttaaggatttttttaaaataaaattactcaaggatttttttaaataaaaataattaaaggatttttttttgtaataaaattactgaagtattttgttttatttgaataaaattaataaaatattttttttaataaaattattaaaatattttttttaataaaattattaaagtatttttttctttaataaaaatctttttaataaaaataaaaatttttaatgaaaatacaaataagttttttttttaaattagtaaatataaagaaactttttttttgtttgaataaaattaaagaaactttttttaacgaaattaagtgttGCAACAAAACCGGTTTGGATGTTTttcgaaatacattttttaaatttttatttttaagatttttgttgGTCTCGCTGTTTATCGCTGTTTAGTCTCATAAATGTATTGACCAacagcattaaaaaatatatctgcaTACACATTCGTACATGTATGCAATTATATTAAAGCCTTTACACTTTTGTTCATCAgcttttgttaatataataatatttattgtttttttcttcgCTATCCAAAGATTCTATACAACGaaccacaaacatatacatacacacatgacgTTCAGCATGCATATTAACCAAACtttctttttgttataaaattttttcagttaaaaattgttgaaaaccgTTTTCTACGCTCGTCTATGCACATTCCTACCACTGTTCTGTGCTCTTCCTTTTGTTCCTACCGTAAATTTCCTAACCTCTCACTTTCCATACACCTGTTTGTCGACATTTGCAAagacgaaaaaataaaattgttattaattgcaaaatttcatagctaatttataaaagcaacaacaagcattaatcaaaacaaaaaccaaaccaCCAGCAGTACTAACAAccaaaccaaaacaacaacaccaccatTTCATACCACAGCTGCTCGCCAGCTTGAGCAGCGCATTGCGCATAAAcgcctatatttatataaatattaagctAGCTGCACGCGCAATTAGTAGTATACGCGTAgaggataaaaaaaaatcactacaACCCAGAAGACTAGCAAATTTGAAagaaactttcaaaaaaaaaagtaataataatgaaaattcgtTGTATTGTAAATTGTGCAAGCAGCAAATTAATTACTACTACTGCAATatacaagaaatatatatttaaataagtttgcaacaataacagcaacaacaagtatagatataaatatacatatatgtatacatatatataacgtaTTGTTGATTTTCCTAAGCTTAATGCGTCTGGCGTGAAAAAACTTTATGTTATCTCTACAAAACAAGTGCTtcaaaaatcagtaaaaaaaacacacactttCATATTAAATGAAGTGAATAGAACGCAGATGAATTCCTCACAAATTTGAATGAGAAACGTATTTAGTAGCatctaatatttaaattatatatatatatatacacgtaaaaaactaaaaaaaaaagaaatcttaatgcaaaaaataaaaactttaaaaatttaaataacaaattaacaaaaaaatatactgtgGCTTTTGTAATTTGCACAATGTTGTAATAGTTGCAGTTGGCAACTAAAGTTTGGCACATGTGACAACAGAAGTGTTAGGTTATGACCGATATGGCACCACGCAATATTAAAGAGTTACCGTTCCACGACGttctaagtaac
The sequence above is drawn from the Bactrocera oleae isolate idBacOlea1 chromosome 5, idBacOlea1, whole genome shotgun sequence genome and encodes:
- the Klp10A gene encoding kinesin-like protein Klp10A, whose product is MEYISVGQSVKIKRTDGRVHAAVVSKINESGKSITVEWYERGETKGKEVELDAILSLNPEILQDPEPEQNAAPEPKKQATAPINLARNATQGAIGHRTNRGTINATNLLSSSAVSEHSENIPPPPTTGIVRSRTTNNATRLASATGSGGGVGGGIAMSTSAGNSSSIASSSVAGNVGARRSYVVKEVERLKENREKRRARQAEMKEEKNALMNQDPGNPNWETAQMIREYQNTLEFNPLVDGQVYEDHQITVCVRKRPLSRKEITRKEIDVISVPRKDTLIVHEPRNKVDLTKFLENHKFRFDYAFDDRCDNAMVYKYTAKPLVQTIFDGGMATCFAYGQTGSGKTHTMGGEFNGKVQDCKNGIYAMAARDVFTYLKSPRYRTLNLVVSASFFEIYSGKVFDLLSDKQKLRVLEDGKQQVQVVGLTEKVVDSVEEVLKLIQHGNNARTSGQTSANSNSSRSHAVFQIVLRPPGSTKIHGKFSFIDLAGNERGADTSSANRQTRMEGAEINKSLLALKECIRALGKQSAHLPFRVSKLTQVLRDSFIGEKSKTCMIAMISPGLSSCEHTLNTLRYADRVKELVVKDMPDMLREGDGEHAIMEEDEDQMVVHNNRSHNHNINNNNNNNKNNGQMSENDLALLRSLSEHDMSDELLVQHAAISDLQQTEEMVVDQHRLVNDFLSQFLPESLRLYDLTNYVDYDQDAYCKQGEALFTQLAELATSCRDLMADFRAKMAKEEMLSCTVKPTGGKR